Within Saccharomycodes ludwigii strain NBRC 1722 chromosome IV, whole genome shotgun sequence, the genomic segment TTAGTATATAAGCaatttcctctttttctctttttttaattctttttttttttttcccactTCCAggttctttctttttctctttcatATTCTAATTTACTCTTTATAGCTTCTTTgataacataaaaaaagaaaaacaacaacgaaataattaacaattaaacaaatacaCAAAGATGGCTGAAGAAGAACATAACTTTGAAGTTGCCGATGCCGGTTCCTCCTTAACTTACCCAATGCAATGTTCTGCTTTGAGAAAGAACGGTTTCGTTGTTATCAAGGGTAGACCATGTAAGATTGTTGATATGTCTACTTCCAAAACCGGTAAGCATGGTCACGCTAAAGTCCATTTGGTTGCCTTGGATATCTTTACTAATAAGAAATTAGAAGATTTATCTCCATCTACTCACAACATGGAAGTTCCATTTGTCAAAAGAACTGAATACCAATTGTTGGATATCGATGACGATTTCTTATCTTTGATGACCATGGAAGGTGAAACCAAAGATGATGTTCGTGCCCCAGAAGGTGAATTAGGTGAACAATTGCAAGCTGCTTTCGATGAAGGTAAGGACTTGAATGTCACTATCATTAGTGCTATGGACGAAGAAGCTTGTATTTCTTTCAAGGAAGCTCCAAAAACTGATTAAAgcaggaaaagaaaaaaacatagctttttttttcgtttttccaaattttttgtttattactgttatatattatataatatatccTATTTAAAGAtctctttttcaatttgtattttttttaaaagaagatatttcatttaataatattattattatgctTTTTGTAATGCAAGGTTCTTGTTATGTGTTGACATAATTTTAATGAcctatcttttttttttcttgccTCCCCTTCCCCCTTCCCCCCTCCTTAGGACAAGATTATCTTTGTTTCTTTCCCGCAAACACATTTTATCCgttcttgttttattttccgTTGGGTACGGATGTTgctatattaatatattgatTATGTAAGGCAAAGGTGTGTACATTTCGGATAACTAGCTAATCTTTAGAAATtcgagaaaaaaaaaaaaaaaaaaaaattttttttctttatttgtttttattttactttttgaatcttatatttttgctacatatatttttgagctttttttaaaatctctACCTACCATACAAAATTATAGCTGTcacaaaaattatatattatggAAACCCTGAAATcgttatatttattaaatttaaaaagccctaatattttataaacgTGGTGCTGCAAAGAGTAATATCATTTCCTAAAATAGAAATCCAATTGTATAAAACGcgtaaaatttttttttttttttttttcttttttcttttttctaaaaataattcctTCATAGATCGTAATCTCAATAATTTCCCTCCTTTTTAAGATCCTTGAACTAATTTTACTTAAAAACCTCTTTGtgttttataatttacTCAAGGAAACTAGAATTCAGTATTTCTATaagataaacaaaaaaaaaaaaaaaaaaaaaaaaacacatcAAAATTCTAATTAAAATGAGTGCCATTACTGCTCCTCTTCCTTCTGTCCCACCTGCGTCCACTTTTGATCCAGCTCTAATTACAGGAGATGCTTTATTTAACGACAGAGTTCGTAGATTCCAAGAGTTTTTTGATATCTATTCTGAATacaaagataaaattaaaagtatCCAACTATACAACgaaaacaacaatgataatCTTCTAGAAGATGACGACCATTATATGGTTGACGATGATATCGGGGGCGGCAAGAAAAAGTCTTACAATAATGATTTTGAACCTTTGCCCTTGAGGATCACGATTTCCACGGATGAGTTGTTACAATTTGATCCTGCCATATGGAATGGCGTGTTAAACGAACCTTGTGAATATATCCCGGCATTGGAACAAGCGGTTACTAATATAGCTTCGCTTGTATCAGAAGTTGGTTCTTCAAACTTTCAAGAAGCTTTAAGTTGGTCCGTTTCTTTCAGAGGTGCCTTTGGAGCAAACAGCATTACTCCGCGTACTTTAAATGCATACTATTTAAACAAATTGATCTCAATTCAAGGGATTATTACCAAAACTTCGCTAATTAGGCCAAAATTAACCAAATCAGTCCACTACGCCCCCGAAGCTTCACGTTTCTATTATAGAAATTACAAAGATTCTACCTCTTCTTTAACAACACAGATTTCATCAGCCGTTACAGGATATAGCACTGCCCCCATATATCCCACCGAGGATGACGAGGGCAATAAATTGATCACTGAATATGGATGGAGTGAGTATAATGATCACCAAAGGCTAACCATCCAAGAAATGCCTGAGCTATCACCTCCTGGACAGTTACCCCGCCATTGTGaaattattgttgataaCGATTTGGTTGATACTTGTAAACCTGGTGACAGGGTCTGTATTATTGGTGTGTACAAGAGTACTGGTGGCGGTGGGTTACAGGACAAAAAGGGGCTTGTTGGTCTAACTGGTTTTCAAACTTTTATCTTGGCAAATACTGTCTATCAATTACATGCCAGATCTACGGGTGTTTCCTCTGTGGAAATTCTAAACGATATAGACATTCAAAATATCGTTAAAATggggaaaagaaaagatatttttgcATTACTATCACAATCGTTAGCACCTTCGATATATGGCCATGATATGATTAAAAAAGCAGTTTTATTAATGCTACTAGGTGGTGTGGAGAAAAATTTACCCAACGGCTCTCATTTAAGAGGTGATATTAATATCTTAATGGTTGGTGATCCAAGTACGGCAAAATCCCAGATCCTaagatttgttttaaacACAGCACCATTAGCAATCGCCACAACGGGTAGAGGCTCCTCGGGTGTTGGGTTGACTGCTGCTGTTACTACTGACAAGGAAACTGGTGAGAGAAAATTGGAAGCCGGTGCTATGGTTTTGGCTGACCGTGGAATTGTTTGTATTGATGAATTTGACAAAATGAACGAAGTTGACCGTGTTGCTATTCATGAAGTTATGGAACAACAAACTGTTACGATTGCCAAAGCTGGAATACACACAACTTTGAATGCTAGGTGTAGTGTTATTGCCGCAGCCAATCCCATCATGGGTCAATACAATATCAACAGAGATCCTCATCACAACATCGCTCTACCGGATTCCTTGCTATCTCGTTTTGACTTACTATTTGTTGTTACTGATGACATCAACGATATTAGGGATAGACATATTAGCGAACATGTTTTAAGAACGCATAGGTATATACCACCGGGCTATTTGGAGGGCGAACCTGTAAGAGAACATTTGAATTTAACGTTGGCTTTGGGTGATAGCCAAGTTGATGGTGGCGATGATAGCAATGAAGATGAGGATGTTGAAGACGggaaaatttttgaaaaatttaaccCCCTTTTGCATGCAGGTGCTAAATTGGCAATTAATAAAGGTGACCACAACGGTAGTGATATACCATTAATTGTGACGATTAAGTTTTTGAGAAAATACATTCAATATGCAAAGGAAAGAGTTGTGCCACAGTTGTCTCAAGAAGCAACAGACGTCATCGTTAAAACATATAGTGATTTGAGAAATGATATAAATGGTACCTCTAACACCAAAGGTTTACCTATCACAGCAAGAACATTAGAAACTTTGATTAGGTTATCGTCTGCACATGCAAAAGTTAGACTATCTAAGACtgttgaaaaaagagatgCGTTAATTGCATGTCAATTGTTAAGATTTGCGCTATTGGGTGAAGAACAGGACGGAGAGGATATTGAAGACAGCACTTCTCCTTATAAAAAGAGCGCCGATGAAGGCTcaccaaagaaaaagccAAAACCTTCAATCAAAAGTAATTCTAAAGATGTCGAGGAGAATGACTTGACTAGTTCCGTTGCTAAGCGTGATTTATTTGTGTCATCACCTTCGACTCGTCTGTACCCAGATGAGAACGATATTGAAACCAGGCTATCCAAAGGATTAACTTTATCTCCAAAAGCCAAGGAGCAATTAACAGAAAGAAACATTTTATCCCCGAGAAAGAACATCAATGTCCAAGAAGGTGCTTTTTCTGCCAATGCCTCCCCATTGAAAAGAAGAGGCCCGGAAGATAATGAATCAGAAAACGAAACGTCAACTGATCATATTTCCTCCGAAAGATTACACATTTTTAGTGAAATATTTGTCAAGTTAATTGCTACTGATATTTTGCAAGATGGTTGTCCCCGCGAAAAATTGTTTAGTATTGTTAACAA encodes:
- the HYP2 gene encoding translation elongation factor eIF-5A (similar to Saccharomyces cerevisiae YEL034W | HYP2 | HYPusine-containing protein (paralog of YJR047C | ANB1)), with product MAEEEHNFEVADAGSSLTYPMQCSALRKNGFVVIKGRPCKIVDMSTSKTGKHGHAKVHLVALDIFTNKKLEDLSPSTHNMEVPFVKRTEYQLLDIDDDFLSLMTMEGETKDDVRAPEGELGEQLQAAFDEGKDLNVTIISAMDEEACISFKEAPKTD
- the MCM3 gene encoding MCM DNA helicase complex subunit MCM3 (similar to Saccharomyces cerevisiae YEL032W | MCM3 | MiniChromosome Maintenance), which translates into the protein MSAITAPLPSVPPASTFDPALITGDALFNDRVRRFQEFFDIYSEYKDKIKSIQLYNENNNDNLLEDDDHYMVDDDIGGGKKKSYNNDFEPLPLRITISTDELLQFDPAIWNGVLNEPCEYIPALEQAVTNIASLVSEVGSSNFQEALSWSVSFRGAFGANSITPRTLNAYYLNKLISIQGIITKTSLIRPKLTKSVHYAPEASRFYYRNYKDSTSSLTTQISSAVTGYSTAPIYPTEDDEGNKLITEYGWSEYNDHQRLTIQEMPELSPPGQLPRHCEIIVDNDLVDTCKPGDRVCIIGVYKSTGGGGLQDKKGLVGLTGFQTFILANTVYQLHARSTGVSSVEILNDIDIQNIVKMGKRKDIFALLSQSLAPSIYGHDMIKKAVLLMLLGGVEKNLPNGSHLRGDINILMVGDPSTAKSQILRFVLNTAPLAIATTGRGSSGVGLTAAVTTDKETGERKLEAGAMVLADRGIVCIDEFDKMNEVDRVAIHEVMEQQTVTIAKAGIHTTLNARCSVIAAANPIMGQYNINRDPHHNIALPDSLLSRFDLLFVVTDDINDIRDRHISEHVLRTHRYIPPGYLEGEPVREHLNLTLALGDSQVDGGDDSNEDEDVEDGKIFEKFNPLLHAGAKLAINKGDHNGSDIPLIVTIKFLRKYIQYAKERVVPQLSQEATDVIVKTYSDLRNDINGTSNTKGLPITARTLETLIRLSSAHAKVRLSKTVEKRDALIACQLLRFALLGEEQDGEDIEDSTSPYKKSADEGSPKKKPKPSIKSNSKDVEENDLTSSVAKRDLFVSSPSTRLYPDENDIETRLSKGLTLSPKAKEQLTERNILSPRKNINVQEGAFSANASPLKRRGPEDNESENETSTDHISSERLHIFSEIFVKLIATDILQDGCPREKLFSIVNKEIEASPFTPQEFNACIKYFIEKGNIMEAEDDVIFVV